ACTGGGGCTCGGAAAAGATCTGGCTGGAACTGAGCGGCGGCCCGAACAGCCGCTACACGGGCAAGCGCGAGCTCGAAAGCCCGCTCGCCGCGGTGCAGATGGGCCTGATCTACGTGAACCCGGAAGGCCCGGACGGCAACCCCGACCCGGTCGCTGCCGCGCACGACATCCGCGAGACGTTCGCGCGGATGGCGATGAACGACGAGGAAACGGTCGCGCTGATCGCGGGCGGCCACACGTTCGGCAAGACGCACGGCGCCGGCCCGGCCTCGAACGTCGGCCCCGAGCCGGAAGCCGCGGGCCTCGAGGAGCAGGGGCTCGGCTGGAAGAGCACGTTCGGCACGGGCAAGGGCAAGGACACGATCACGAGCGGCCTCGAAGTCACGTGGACCTCGACGCCGACGAAGTGGAGCAACGACTTCTTCAAGCACCTGTTCAGCTACGAGTGGGAGCTCACGAAGAGCCCGGCCGGCGCGCACCAGTGGGTCGCGAAGGACGCCGGCGAAGTGATTCCCGATGCGTACGACGCGTCGAAGAAGCATCGTCCGACGATGCTGACGACCGACCTGTCGCTGCGCTTCGACCCGGCCTACGAAAAGATCTCGCGCCGCTTCTACGAGAATCCGGCCGAATTCGCCGACGCGTTCGCTCGCGCGTGGTTCAAGCTCACGCACCGCGACATGGGCCCCCGCGCCCGCTATCTCGGCCCGGAAGTGCCGGCGGAACACCTGCTGTGGCAGGACCCGATTCCGGCCGTCGATCACCCGCTGATCGACGCCGCCGACGTCGCCGCGCTGAAGGCGAAGGTGCTGGCCACGGGCCTGTCGGTGTCGCAGCTCGTGTCGACCGCATGGGCGTCGGCGGCCACGTTCCGCGGCTCGGACAAGCGCGGCGGCGCGAACGGTGCGCGCATCCGCCTCGCGCCGCAGAAGGACTGGGAAGTGAACCAGCCGGCGGCGCTGGCGGCGGTGCTCGAAACGCTCGAAGGCGTGCAGAAGGCGTTCAACGATGCGCAGACGGACGGCAAGAAGGTGTCGCTGGCCGACCTGATCGTGCTGGCCGGTGCGGCCGGCGTCGAGCAGGCGGCGAAGAACGCGGGCATCTCGATCTCGGTGCCGTTCGCGCCGGGCCGGATGGATGCGTCGCAGGAAGAAACCGACGTCGACGCGATGGCCGTGCTCGAGCCGGTGGCCGACGGGTTCCGCAACTACCTGAAGAGCGCTTACAAGACGCCGGCCGAGGCGCTGCTGGTCGACAAGGCCCAACTGCTGACGTTGACGGCGCCGGAGATGACCGTGCTGGTCGGCGGCTTGCGCGTGCTCGGCGCGAACGTCGGCGACTCGAAGCACGGGGTGTTCACCGATCGTCCGGGCACGCTGTCGAACGACTTCTTCGCGAACCTGCTCGACATGGGTACGGAGTGGAAGCCGGTGTCGGCCGCGAGCGACGTGTTCGAAGGGCGTGATCGCGCGACGGGCGCAATCAAGTGGACCGGCACGCGCGTCGACCTGATCTTCGGCTCGCACTCGCAACTGCGCGCGCTGGCCGAGGTGTACGGCAGCGCGGATGCGCAGGAGAAGTTCGTGCGCGACTTCGTCGCCGCCTGGAGCAAGGTGATGAACCTCGACCGCTTCGACC
This DNA window, taken from Burkholderia cenocepacia, encodes the following:
- the katG gene encoding catalase/peroxidase HPI; amino-acid sequence: MSNETKCPFNHTAGSGTTNKDWWPNQLNLNVLHRHSALSDPMDPDFDYAEAFKKLDLAAVKQDLHALMTTSQDWWPADFGHYGGLFVRMAWHSAGTYRTADGRGGAGGGQQRFAPLNSWPDNVSLDKARRLLWPIKQKYGRNISWADLLILTGNVALESMGFKTFGYAGGRADTWEPDDVYWGSEKIWLELSGGPNSRYTGKRELESPLAAVQMGLIYVNPEGPDGNPDPVAAAHDIRETFARMAMNDEETVALIAGGHTFGKTHGAGPASNVGPEPEAAGLEEQGLGWKSTFGTGKGKDTITSGLEVTWTSTPTKWSNDFFKHLFSYEWELTKSPAGAHQWVAKDAGEVIPDAYDASKKHRPTMLTTDLSLRFDPAYEKISRRFYENPAEFADAFARAWFKLTHRDMGPRARYLGPEVPAEHLLWQDPIPAVDHPLIDAADVAALKAKVLATGLSVSQLVSTAWASAATFRGSDKRGGANGARIRLAPQKDWEVNQPAALAAVLETLEGVQKAFNDAQTDGKKVSLADLIVLAGAAGVEQAAKNAGISISVPFAPGRMDASQEETDVDAMAVLEPVADGFRNYLKSAYKTPAEALLVDKAQLLTLTAPEMTVLVGGLRVLGANVGDSKHGVFTDRPGTLSNDFFANLLDMGTEWKPVSAASDVFEGRDRATGAIKWTGTRVDLIFGSHSQLRALAEVYGSADAQEKFVRDFVAAWSKVMNLDRFDLA